From Kineosporia succinea, the proteins below share one genomic window:
- the frr gene encoding ribosome recycling factor yields the protein MIDETLLEAEEKMDKAVEVAKEDFSNIRTGRANPAMFNKITVEYYGAPTPLQQLASFTVPEARQILIQPYDASALTDIEKALRSSNLGVNPSNDGKIIRVVLPVLTEERRKEYIKLARTKAEDGRVSIRSVRRKAKETLDRAVKDGEIGEDEGARAEKELEQSTKSHVDSIDELLRHKETELLEV from the coding sequence GTGATCGACGAGACCCTCCTCGAGGCCGAGGAGAAGATGGACAAGGCGGTCGAGGTCGCCAAGGAAGACTTCAGCAACATCCGCACGGGGCGCGCGAACCCGGCCATGTTCAACAAGATCACGGTCGAGTACTACGGCGCCCCGACCCCGCTGCAGCAGCTGGCTTCCTTCACGGTGCCCGAGGCCCGGCAGATCCTGATCCAGCCGTACGACGCGAGCGCCCTGACCGACATCGAGAAGGCGCTGCGCTCGTCCAACCTCGGCGTCAACCCGAGCAACGACGGCAAGATCATCCGCGTGGTGCTGCCGGTGCTCACGGAGGAGCGCCGCAAGGAGTACATCAAGCTCGCCCGCACCAAGGCGGAAGACGGCCGCGTGTCGATCCGCAGTGTGCGCCGCAAGGCCAAGGAAACGCTCGACCGCGCGGTGAAAGACGGTGAGATCGGCGAGGACGAGGGTGCCCGCGCCGAGAAGGAGCTGGAGCAGTCGACCAAGTCCCACGTGGACTCCATCGACGAGCTGCTCCGGCACAAGGAGACCGAGCTTCTCGAGGTATGA